The following is a genomic window from Ignavibacteriota bacterium.
CAATCCACGATATCCAGTATCGTACCAGCGGCGTAGGTCGCCGCCGGATGGAAGTACAGCTCGCCGTACAAGGTGTGTGAATCAGCGGCATAGGTGATCATCGTACTCCCGTCCTTTGATGCACCCTTCGTGACGAGAATATTGGTACAGGCACGTGCATCAGGCGTGGCAACGCACAACGCAAGAGCAGTGATCGCGGCCATCGTGCTGCGTCGAAGCATACCGGAGTTCCTTGATGGAAGAGGAGATCGTTGTAGGTGATTGGAATATAGGGATTTGGCAGGCAAGGAACAACGCAGCGCGCCGGAGGTGATGTGCATCACAGGCCGTTTGACAATCCCGCAACCGTCGCGTACCTTCTGTATGCAGGTATCCGGACATCCCGGTCTTCGGGATTCGATCGATCCATCCACCTGCACACACAGACCGCGCTACGTGCACGTCATCACCGTTGGCTCGCAGGGGGGAGTCATGAGAACATTCAAGACCATAGGGGTGGTCATCCTTCTCGCCGCAGGATTCACCATCACCGCAGCTGGCACCCGCCTGACTGTCCGCTCGACGACGAACCATGACCTGATCATCAGCGTCGACCCGGTCCTGCATCAACGCTTCGGTATATCCTACCCGATCACGTACATCATCACCTACGGCGCCGGGCACGACGACCTTCAGGCATATGTCCGGCACGACTCCACTTCAGGGTGGACACTTCTTCCCGCAAAGGATCCGGACGACCACTTCAATGGCATCGATGCGGTCCGATTCGATGAAGCGACGCATACCGCGTACGTTTCCACAACGTTCTCTGCCTCGAGTGACGACATCCATATCCGCATCAGCGAACAGGGCGGAGAAGGGGTCCCGACGGCATTCGCCGGAGTTGCGCGCTACTATGATAACCGCGACGCCGCTGTCGTCGTCTCGACCGACGATTGGAAGGATTACACGGATTCGATGTTCACGCGGGTGGCATCCATCCTCCGTTCCTATCACCTCCCCTATACGACCGCTGTCATCACCGGAGAGACCACGGAGAGCACATGGGCCCATATCCAGGCAGAATTGGACGCCGGAGGTGCCGAAGCTGCATCCCACACCCGCACGCATAGCCGCTGGCCATACGAGGACATTGAAAACCAGGTTGCGGGGTCGAGGCTCGACCTGCTCGATAACCTGACCATGCCCGCGCAGTTCCGCAAAGGGGAAACAGAGTACGTGTACAGTTTCCTTGTTCCCTTCGGGGAAACAAGTGCGGAGATCGAGACAACGGTGACCCGCGCCGGGTACCTCAACTGCCGTGTGGTCAACTTCCAGAACGGCGACTTCACTCCGTGGGACACGCTGATGGAACGATTCCCGTATGATGGGACCACCATGGAAATGGGTTCGCCCTGGGGTTCCACCGATCCCGTCGAATTGAATGCGGCCTTCGATCAGCGCCTGTCGACGCACGGCATCTATCATCTCCTCCTCCATCCCTACACGCTTGTCCCCTCAGGAGAGATCTACAGCGAATTCTTCGCCGATCACCTCAGCCACATCAGTGATCGGAAGAATATCTGGTACACGACCTTCGGCCACCTCTATGTGTACCGGTTGATGGGCGATTCCACCGTGGGGATCACCCACTGGCCATCGGCCCCGCCGGTCATCACCACGAACCCGACGTCACAGTGGGCCGATGAAGGCTCAGATGTTCTGTTCAGATGCCTCGCCACCGGGAGCGAACCCCTGGCCTTTCAGTGGCAACGGGACGATGTCGATCTGGCCGGTGCGACGGCAAGCACGTTGACCCTGAGCAGCGTCATCCGGGCTGACAGCGGTGCCTCCTTCCGGTGCATCGTCCAGAATCCGTATGGCGCCGACACCAGTGCGCCGGCGATACTGAGCGTGATCCCCACCGGCTCGGGGAGCGGTATCGTGTCCGATGATTTCAATGCCGTCGGGCTGGACACATTGCTTTGGGATGTGGTGAACCCCCTGGACGATGCGACCATTGGCGTGACGGGAGGAGGGACCGACGATGCCCGCCTGGTGATCGCACTCCCCGCGGGAACGGCGCACGATCTCTGGGCCGGCACCAACAATGCGCCGCGGGTGATGCAGGCAACTGCAGATGGCGATCTCTCCATCGTTGTGAAATTCGACGGCGCCATGACCTCCTCGATCCAGACGCAGGGAGTGGTCTTCGAGGAGGACAGCGCGAACTTCATCCGGTTCGACCTGGTCTACGACGCACCGGACCTGGTGTTCTTTGCCGCCACATTCTCGGAAGGGGTCCCGACGGAACAGGCAAACGTCCCACTCACGCTACAGGCCCCCTCCTATCTCCGGGTTGGTCGGATCGGGGACACCTGGACGGGGATGTACTCCGCAGATGGGAGCACCTGGACCACGGCGACATCATTCACACATCCGATGCATGTCCGCCGCGTCGGCCCATGGGCGGGTAACGCCGGAGCGTCTGCGCCTGCATTCACCTCGCAGGTCGACTATTTCATGAATACGCATGCGCCGATCGTCGGCGAGGACGGAACGGACATCCTCACAGCGCCCAGCATCACGACCGACCCGTCAACGGTGACCGTCTATGAGGGTGGAGAGGCCTCATTTTCGGTTGAGGTTGCAGGTGCCGCACCGTTGTCGTACCGATGGCAGCGGAATGGTGTCGATACTCCCGGTGGGACCAGCACAACGTTCACCCTCTCAGGCGTGACCCGCGCCGACAGCGGCGCGCAGTTCCGGTGCATCGCGAGCAACGGGTTTGGCAGAGACACGAGCGCCACGGTCGTCCTTCATGTGATCAAGGAACCTTCACCACCCCCGTTCGTCCTCCTGGCGGTTCATCTCTTTCTGGAGGGTGCGATGGCCACAGACTCGATGCGAACAGATCTCTGCGACCATGGCCTCCTGCCCCATGCACAGCCGTTCTGCGCCATGGGTTACACGGATGCGGAGGGCGACTCGCTTGATGTGGCGCCACCGGCCGCGGTGGACTGGGTACTGGTGGAACTTCGTGGAGGGACGGCGGATTCGACCGTCCGGGCGCGGCATGCGGGGTTGGTCATGAGGAATGGAGCCGTCACTGAGATCGACGGCATATCGCCCCTGAGGTTTGAAGGACTGACGTCAGGGAACTACTACATCGTGGTCCGTCACAGGAACCACCTCCCCTCCATGTCGGCGGTCCCCATCGCAATGGACTCGGCGGCTGTGACCTACGACTTCCGTAGCGCAGCATCGCAGTCATACGGCGGTAGCGCCGTATCGCTCACATGCGGCAAATTCGCGATGATCGGGGGAAGTGTGGATCGAAATCGGGGCATCGGGGCGACCGATCTGGCCCGCGTGCGCCAGGCGATGCCGTCAGGCCCGGCGTACCTGGATGCCGACTGTAACATGGATGGGACGGTGACGGCATCTGATCTCTCGCTGACCCGCGGCAATATCGGCCGCGTGGCCGGCATCCCCTGAGAGGGATCCGCATTCACCTGTTCATTTCTCGCCTGCCGTGAAGACGGTCCAGGGATGTTCACCGCGGCTCCTCAGCAATCCGTCCATCCAGTCGAACTGAGGATGCAGTGCCAGGAACTGGCGGGCATCGAAGGGCGTCCCGCATGCCGAACCCCAGCGTGCGGCGAACTTCATCTCCCTGGCCATCCGCGTATCGACCACTTTCGCATCCACGGTCCCGGACGGATCGAAAGGTGCCGATGTCGGATCGGTGGTATCATACTCCCAATGCGCGCACAGCGATCGGCTCCCGAGCCGCTCCTGTTGAAGATAGGTATCGTAATGGTCCGACTCGAACGCCTTCCCGAGTGCGACGTCGATCTTTCCCCGGTTCTCCCGCATCAACTGCTTCCAGCGCACGCGGCGCGCCACATCGGAGACACGGATATCGGTCTCCCGGATGTCCGTTTCGAGGCGGAGGATCTGCCGGTTCTCGACGAGGTTCGACCCGACGTAGAATCCGTCTTTCGTTCGCTCGAAGCCGACATTCTTGAGTCCAAGTTCGAGCCGTGCGATCTCATTCGTCTTCACATCCCCGATCAGCCAGCCGTTCGCGTAGCCACCATTGTTGCCCTTCGTCATGATCGCACACCATTCGTCGATCGAAGATGCATACTGCGTCGCGAGGCGCATCCGGGCGAACTCCGGGACACCGGAAGGCTCGAACCCCGAAAACCCGCCGATCGTCGTTTCTGACCCGACAAGCCCGGCATCCGTGATGAAGAAATCGGTGCCGCTGTGGATCCAGCCCGGCACACCCTGCATCAGGATGCGGTGTCCTTTCGCAGGAACGATGTCGAGGATGATATTGCAGTCGGCCTCGACGTACCCCGACATCGTGTTGTGTCCGAGCACGATCCCCCCATCCTTCGTCCAACTCCCGGTCGCGATGAAACTACTGCAGCCCATCTTCGGTTTGTCAGGCGACCGCGCCCCGATCGAGTCCTTCACCTCAGGCCACCAGTACCCGGTGAGTTCGATATTGGCATTGTAGACGAGCATCTCGGCCTTGTCCGTCCGGACACCCGCAGCACGAAGGCCTTCTGCAATGCCCGCGATCTCCGCGAGCAGTTCCTGGTCGACCTTCCCATCCAGTATCCGGCCTCCTTCGGCCAGCAGCCATTCCCACGACATGCCACTTTCGTATTCCCACTGTCTGCGGACCTCATGCAGCGAGGAATCGATCTCGCGGGCAAGAAGATAGCCGTACTGGAACCCGCGCACCCGTGGTTCCCCTGCGATACGGAGATAGATCCAGCCGTCGCGGTCGTGCCGGTTCCCCTGCGCGACCCATTGTTCCTGTTCACGCGTGAGCTGGGGGACAGGGGCGGCAGATGCGGAGATCACTCCTGCGGCGAGGAGGATGAAGAACAGTCCGGCATGGCGGAAGAATGCCATAGGATTTCCATGATTGGTGGAGGATGCGGTCGTCAGCGAAGGTAGGATTCTCCCGCACCAGAATCAAGGATGGGCAGGATCGTCAGCCGGCAGAACGTCATCTGGTAGCCGTGGGCCGAAGGTCTCAGGGAAATAACAGAGGGAAGACCCGTTCAAGTTGAGAGAAATCCGGAATGATGATGTCTGCCCCCGCCTCGATCAACCGGCGGCGCTTCGCTTCATTCCATCCATAGCGCCGGACTTCATCGCTCGCCACTCCCACGGCATACCCCCCGCGCTTGTGCGTCTCCCGCATCTCCACAGGACCATCGCCGAACATGAGGATATGCGCCTGCGCGTCCTCCCCGATGCTGTTCATGATGCGTTCCAGCACCATGCGCTTGGCCTCCTTCGTCACATCCCCGACGGCCCCGTAGATCCTGCCGCCGAACAGGGCCCGGTAGCCAAGCATGTCCGCCTCACGGTCCACGTCGGTCTGGTCTGTGCCGCTCGCAAGGTACAGATGAATGCCTTTCCCTGCCAGGGCACGAAGAAGGTCCACGGCTTTCTTGACGGTCAGGTCGGAGAGGTGAAGCTCGCCGCGTTTGAGTTTCTCCACGCGGCCTTCGACGAGGGCGAGGAGCTGGCGGTTGTACAGTTGCTTGTACCCGTATTCATCGAGAATGGATGCTTCAGGTACGCATTTGAACCTGCGCACGAGCGCAACGAGGCCTTTCATCTGAACGAGCGTCTGTATCCCTGTCGTCTGGTCGATGTATCCTCTTACTGCATCCCTGATCTCATCCTGCAGGGCAGAATCGGCCGCATCTGCCTGCCCGCCGATGATCGCCCCGATCATCATCGGTTCCATGATGCTCTCCCAGCCCTGCCGGAGGGTGGAGATGGTCCCATCGTGATCGAAGATCACATGCGTGAACGCGCGCCCGACAGGAAGGCCGGAGATGATCTCCACGTCCATCCCATCTGCTGCGGCCGGGGTACGCGGACGGCGGGCACGGTCCGGATAATACCGGAAGTCCGGATCGGCACCTAGCGCGAGGATCTCCTCCGGTGTCGCCGTCCCGGTCTGCAGAAGCTTCTGAACGGTCACACCTGCCACCAGGGTCCCGAGTTCCGCTGCGCGGAATGGATCTGCTCCCGCTGCGAGGCCAGCGGCGATCCCCGCAAGCATACTGTCCCCTGCTCCCACCGTATCCACCGGGCCGAGGATCAGGAGTCCGGGGATAGACCGGAAGCCCTGGTCATCGCAGACGCACACACCACGCTCCCCACGTGTGAGGAAGAGAGGCTGCTGCCACCTGGTATACAGCTCTTCCGCGATCCCGGCGATCGTTCCATCATCTTCCCCGCCGGGGTCAGCCGTCCCTCCCCGCAGCACCCTCGTTGCCTCGGCAAGATTGATCTTGCGCATCGCGCTCCCGTACGCATCCGGATAGTGCCGTGCATCCACGATCACGCGCACTCCGGCGTGCCCGGCGATCATTGCGCGCAACGCATCGCGAACATCCGGTGTGTGGATCCCACTCAGGACCTGCTGGTTCACGATGAGGATATCCAGTGCCGGCAGCGCCTCCTCCACGGCGTGCAACAACTGATGCCGGGTAGACGGATGCAACACATTGAAATTGCCGAAGTCGAGCCGGTGCTGTTCCTTCTGGCGCTCATAGGGCTTCATGTACACATGCGTGTCCCACCCCTCCCGTTGCACAAGGAGTCCGGAGGTGTCTGCACCCAGACCAACGAGCAATGAGCGCATTTCCACGCCGAACGGATCGTTGCCGGCCACCCCGAACACCGCGAGGTGCCGGACCCCCATCGCGAGGAGATTGGCGGCAACGTTCCCCGCACCGCCAAGCGAATACCGCTGCGTGCGCACGGGCCGGGTCGCGAGTCCCGTCTCCACTGACGCCTCGGACGCTGCCGGGTCGATGAGAAGATAGGCATCCAGACAGAAATCACCGAGGATCCCAACGCGTCCGCCCCTCACGCGCTCCAGCAGTCCCGCAAGTTCTGTAGTGTTCACACCATCACCCTTCCACCGGTGTTCATCGAACGAGGAATGTATAGGAACCGGAGCCAACCGTGCACACGAGCCGGTCCTGCTCTTCCCGGAGGACGCGAACATCCTTCACCGCGGCAAGAGGCAGGTGGCCTTCAAAGACCCGTGTCCCCTGTGCGCGGGGGATATACAGCGTCGCCGTCGTGTTCACGGGCACCGTCACATCCCAGGTGAACACCTTGTTCTGCTGCGACCACCCGCTGACGGCTTCACCAAACGGGGTACGGTGCGTCGCGTGCACGGTGGTGAGGCCGGCCACCGGCGTCGGCTTCATGACGAGATGTTTGAAACCCGGCGCTGCTGGGTCCGACGCAATGCCGGCCAGGTTCTCATACAGCCATATCACCAGGTCGCCGACAAGCATCACGTGATTGCCCGAGTTCATGCCGGGATCGGCGGTGTCCCCGTTCCACAGTTCCCAGATCGTCGTTGCCCCATTCCCCGCCATGTACCCCCAACTCGGATAGGTCGTATTCGTTACAAACCTGTGCACGAGGTCAACCCTGCCATTCTGCGTCAGCACCCGGTTCAGCCACTGGGCGCCAACGAGTCCGGTACCCACATGCCCTTCGGTCTCATCCGTGATCTTGTGAACGAGCCGTGCGAACACGGTGCTTATGTGCTCGTCGGGCACAAGCCCGAAGGCGAGGGGGATCACGCAGGATGTCTGCGACCCGTTGGCATAGTACCCATGGCCGGCGTCAAAGAACTTCGCATGAAATCCTTTCTTCAGACGCGCGGCAAGCGCGTTGAACCGGGTTGCATCCTGCGCATTCCCTGCCGTCTCGGCGAATCCTGCCATGAGGCAGAGCTCATGATAGAAGAACGCGGTACCGAGGAGCTCTCCGGGGGTCTTGCGCATCGGGTCCTCGGAGTGGATCAACTTCGCGTCCTCCGGCGGTACGCACCAATCGCCGTAGGTATCCTTCGGCATGATGTCGTCCGTCACAAACGTACTCATATGATCGACCCACCGGACCATGCTGCCGTAGTGGCGCCGGATGAGGCCGGAGTCCGCGTATTGCAGGAGCAACGCATGCGGAACCATGACCGTGCACCCCGCCCAGGTGGCATTGTCGTTGTACAGCGGCCAGTACGCCGGACAGAGATCACTGACACTCCCGCTCTCGCGCTGGGCATCCTCCATGTCCTGCACCCACTTCGCATAGAACGCGGCAATATCATAGATGTACGTCGCGCCCTGGGATTCCGATGAGCGGTCGCCCATCCAACCGTGCCGTTCATCACGTTGCGGACAGTCGGTCGGGATGCTGCGGTAGTTGCCACGCACGCCCCAGACGATATTGCTGTAGATACGGTTGATGACCGGATCGGAGGTCGCGAAGGTCCCCGCGGACGCGAGATCGTCATGCACCACCCGGCCCTGGATCGTCGAGAGGTCGGGCATCCCGGGGTATCCGGTAAGCTCCACGTAGCGGAAACCATGATACGTGAACCGGGGCTCGTACACCTCCTTGCCTATGCCGCACAGCGTATAGGTATCCGTCACCTTCGCCGTACGCAGGTTGGCCATGGAAAGCTTTCCGTCCGGCATAAGCGTCTCGGCGTGCCGCAGCGTCACCGTCGTGCCACGCGGTCCATGCACGAACAACCTGCACCACCCCACCAGATTCTGCCCCATATCATAGATGAACGTGCCGGGCGCGATCTCCCGCATGGAAACGGGTGTGAGGGTCTGCGTGACCCTGATCGGGTTGATCATCTGGGCGCGCAGGAGACCGGCAGGTGCGGCCACGATCTCGGCCGGACGCCACGTTGCAGCGGCATACCCGGGAGAGGCCCAGCCGTCCAATTCCATCCGCGCGTCGTATTCCTCACCGTCATATTCATTGTTCGCCCGGATCGGACCGTCGGTCGTCAATTGCCAGATACCGTCAGACACTATGCTCTCCACCGATCCATCGGCGTACTCCACCTGCATGTGCAGGCGCATCTTCGGAGAGCCGTACGAGATCATATCCACGGGCACTTTCGACCGCGGCGCAAAGAACCGGCCGTTGCCCAGGACGACGCCAAGGGCATTGCTGCCGTTCCGAAGAAGGGGCGTCACGTCGTGCGTGACGTAGTACACCCGTTTGGTGTAATCGCTCAACGCCGGAGAAAGGACGTCATCACCGATCTTCTCACCATTGCAGTACAATTCGGAAAGTCCGAGTCCTGCCAGGTACACCACGGCCCGCCGGACGTTTGCTTTGAGCGTGAAATCTCTCCGCAGCCAGCGCGCTGGCACTCGTCTGCTTTCCGACGAATCAACGCCGTTCTCCAACCCGATCCATGAGCCCTTCCAGTCCTGGGGATCAAGAAGGCCCATCGACCACGTGGCGGTCCTGCTCCATGCACTCTCCTTCCCTTCCCGGTCCCATACGCGCACTTTCCAGTAGCATTGTACCCCCGATCGGAGCGGGGAACCGGCGTAGGGAACGAGGATGGAACGATCGGACGGAACCTTGCCGGAGTTCCAGAGATCGCCGTTGCCTTGTTCGAGAAGGGCCGGCGTCGTGGCCACGAGGACCTGGAAGGCGCTCTGGACCTGGCCACGAGTGGCGGAGGAGAGGACCCAGCTCAGGCGAGGGGTGACGGCATCGATGCCCTGCGGATCGCGCAGGTGCTCACACATCATGTCAGTGATCATCATGGTTGAAGACGGAGTGGAGGAGATCATGAGTACCGGGAATAGTGGAAGGAAACAGACCGCAGTCGCGATCCCAAGCAGATGACGCCGGGTCACAGGAGGCCCTTTCCGGATGGTTTCATGGAGGAAACGCGGGAACATTCTTTAACGTACTCACGAAACTCAGGACTTGCAAGCCCTTGCGCATGGAGGACAAAAGCCGTAGTATTGCAGATTCCCACGGCTGTCAGACCCCAACCGGAGAGCGACCTCATCCATGACCAATGTCCACCCGGAGTCCCGCAAGGAGTTCCAGCTCGAACGTCTCATCCTGTTCACCGACGCCGTGTTCGCGATAGCCATCACCCTCCTTATTATTGAGATCAAGGTCCCGGAATTCCACGGGGAGGAGGCGTCCGAGGCTGCGATCCTCTCGTACGTCGCACATCTGATCCCGAAGTTCGCCGGCTTCTTTGTCAGCTTCATGCTGATCGGGATGTACTGGACCCGCCATCATTTTCTTTTCGGATTCGTCATCGATTACACCCCGAAGCTTATCTGGCTGAACATGCTGTTCCTGGTGTCGATCGTGCTGATGCCATTCAGCACGGGCATCTTTGGAGAGTACTCCATTCCATCGACGATCCACCTCAAGACCCCGCTGATCATTTACGTTGCCAATGTCTGCTTCTCGGGTGTCATGCTCTTCTTCCTCTGGCGCTATGTCGGGAACCCTGCCAATGGTGTCGCCGACCCATCGCTGCCGCAATCGGTTGTGCGGCAAGCCAAGCAACGCGCTTTCGTTGTTTCCCTGGTGTTCGGGCTCACCATCGTGGTCGCATTCATCAATCCCTACGCCGCACGGTATTTTCCGATCCTGACACCGGCATTCCTGAAGGTGGCAAAGAGATTCAATACGCCCGCAGCGAACGGGCCCACCGACTGAGCGGTTGCATTTCCAGTGAAGTTTCAGGACATTTCGGAAAGAGCCTTCCTCGTATCTTCCCGGACCCGGTCCACCATGGCGTTCAAACCCTTCTCCGAAATGACCGATGCCGACTATGCGGCAGTCGGTTTCAGATCCGGCCTTGAGATCCACCAGCAACTCCTGACGACCAAAAAGCTCTTCTGCCGCTGCCCTGCCGGGCGGTACAGTGAAGAGTACGACGCGGAGATCCTCCGGCACATGCGTCCGACCCTCTCCGAACTCGGGGAGTACGACGGCACCGCACTGATGGAGTTCAAGACCAAGAAGGAGATCATCTACCTCATCAACCGCGACACCGTGTGCACGTATGAGATGGACGACACCCCACCGTTCGAACTCAACACCGACGCGCTGGATATCGCCCTCGGCATCGCGATGTTGTACGGATGCGCGATGGTGGACGAGATCCATATCGCACGCAAGCAGTATCTGGACGGCAGCATCCCCACAGGGTTCCAGCGGACGACCATCGTCGGCGTGGACGGGTCCGTCCCGTACAAAGACCGCAGGATCAACATCGTGCAACTCGGCCTGGAGGAAGATGCGTGCCGTGAGGTGAGCGATATCGGACACCGGCGCACATACCGGACCGACCGGTTGGGCATGCCCCTGATCGAGACCGTCACCGCCCCCGAGATGAAGACGCCGGCAGAGGTTGCCGAGGTAGCACAACTGCTCCGGCGCGTCGTGCGCAGCACGGGGCTCGTGCGCACGGGGGCCGGTGCTGCCCGCGAAGATGTGAATGTGAGCGTCGCGGGCGGTACGCGGATCGAGATCAAGGGCGTGCCCCGCATCCCGGACATCCCCCTGCTCACGTACAATGAAGCCATGCGGCAGTGGAACCTCCTGAGGCTCCGCGACGAGCTGCACACGCGCGGCATCACCCGGGAGTCCTTCCGTTCGCGGACCGAAGACTGCACGAAGCTTCTCCGGAAAACGCGGTATCAACCCATCCGCGATGCCATTGCGGGAGGGATGTTTGTGCACGGAGTGGCACTGTACGGCTTCAAGGACCTGCTGCGTTGGCCGACCCAGATAGACACCTATTTCTCGCGCGAGATCTCCGATCGAGTACGCGTGGTCGCCTGCCTCACCACGCTTCCCAACATCATCCATTCCGACAGTCCGGGAGAGACGCTGGCCTCATCGGAGTGGCAGATGCTCCGGCGGACACTGGGCGCGAGCGAAGACGACACGATCGTTCTCGTGTGGGGAAGCAAACAGGATGTCACGACCGGTGCGTCCGAGGTCGTTCTCCGCGCGAAAGAGGCGACCATCGGCGTCCCTTCGGAAACCCGCCAGGCACTTGCCGATGGAACGAACGGGTTCGAACGGATCCTGCCGGGGCCGGAACGCATGTATCCCGATACGGACCTTCCGCCGCTCCGGATCACGCGGGACCGCCTGGACCGGATCCGGGCTGACGTTCCCGAACCCGTCTGGGAGCGCGAGCGCTGGTACCATGAGCTCCGCATCCCGGCAGACTGCATCGAGCCCCTCAGTATCTCTCCGTTCGCTCCGCTCTTCGGACGGGCGGTCAGGGATTGGGGGATCGATGCGACAGCGGCGGCCGTCACCCTCATTCAACTGCCCAAACGTGTCGCACGGCAGTCGGGGCTGGTGTACGCATTCACGAGGGATCAGATGAGCGAGGTGCTTCGGGCGTTTCGTGATGGCGTGCTCGCGCGTGAGGGTTTGATCTCCACGCTCGCGGCGATCGCCGGAGGCGCACCGTTCACCCATGATTCCGCACCGTCGCCCTGCACCCAGAAAGAACTGGAGGCGGTCATCCATGAGGCCTCCGTCTCGCTCCAGCAGAACCTCCGGAAGCCGGAACGCCGCAAGGCAGCATTGATGGGGATGATCATGACCCGCATCCGGGGCCGGGTTCCCGGGAAAGCGGTCGCGGCATTGGTGGAACGAGAGTGGACGGAGGTGCAACCATGAGCGACAACTATCGTGGCTACCGGGGCCCGGCACTCGCCACCCTTCAGGAGTACAGCGCACAGGTGTGGAGCGATGTCGAGATCCATACGGGCGAGGGGACGTTCACCGGCATCATTCTCCCCCGTTCCGAGACCGCCGACCCACACCACATCGTGATCAAGTTGCGCAGCGGCTACAATGTCGGGATCGAAGCCACCGGCGTCGAGAAGATCACCGTCCAGGGGCGCAAGGAAGCACACTACAAGATCCCCGAGAAAGAATTTCCGTACGATCCGGGAAAGCCCCGCGTGAAGTTGCTCGGGACAGGTGGGACCATCGCGAGCCGCCTGGATTACCGGACGGGCGCGGTGATCCCGGCATTCTCGCCGGGCGAGCTGTACGGCTCC
Proteins encoded in this region:
- a CDS encoding immunoglobulin domain-containing protein, coding for MRTFKTIGVVILLAAGFTITAAGTRLTVRSTTNHDLIISVDPVLHQRFGISYPITYIITYGAGHDDLQAYVRHDSTSGWTLLPAKDPDDHFNGIDAVRFDEATHTAYVSTTFSASSDDIHIRISEQGGEGVPTAFAGVARYYDNRDAAVVVSTDDWKDYTDSMFTRVASILRSYHLPYTTAVITGETTESTWAHIQAELDAGGAEAASHTRTHSRWPYEDIENQVAGSRLDLLDNLTMPAQFRKGETEYVYSFLVPFGETSAEIETTVTRAGYLNCRVVNFQNGDFTPWDTLMERFPYDGTTMEMGSPWGSTDPVELNAAFDQRLSTHGIYHLLLHPYTLVPSGEIYSEFFADHLSHISDRKNIWYTTFGHLYVYRLMGDSTVGITHWPSAPPVITTNPTSQWADEGSDVLFRCLATGSEPLAFQWQRDDVDLAGATASTLTLSSVIRADSGASFRCIVQNPYGADTSAPAILSVIPTGSGSGIVSDDFNAVGLDTLLWDVVNPLDDATIGVTGGGTDDARLVIALPAGTAHDLWAGTNNAPRVMQATADGDLSIVVKFDGAMTSSIQTQGVVFEEDSANFIRFDLVYDAPDLVFFAATFSEGVPTEQANVPLTLQAPSYLRVGRIGDTWTGMYSADGSTWTTATSFTHPMHVRRVGPWAGNAGASAPAFTSQVDYFMNTHAPIVGEDGTDILTAPSITTDPSTVTVYEGGEASFSVEVAGAAPLSYRWQRNGVDTPGGTSTTFTLSGVTRADSGAQFRCIASNGFGRDTSATVVLHVIKEPSPPPFVLLAVHLFLEGAMATDSMRTDLCDHGLLPHAQPFCAMGYTDAEGDSLDVAPPAAVDWVLVELRGGTADSTVRARHAGLVMRNGAVTEIDGISPLRFEGLTSGNYYIVVRHRNHLPSMSAVPIAMDSAAVTYDFRSAASQSYGGSAVSLTCGKFAMIGGSVDRNRGIGATDLARVRQAMPSGPAYLDADCNMDGTVTASDLSLTRGNIGRVAGIP
- a CDS encoding phospholipase, which codes for MAFFRHAGLFFILLAAGVISASAAPVPQLTREQEQWVAQGNRHDRDGWIYLRIAGEPRVRGFQYGYLLAREIDSSLHEVRRQWEYESGMSWEWLLAEGGRILDGKVDQELLAEIAGIAEGLRAAGVRTDKAEMLVYNANIELTGYWWPEVKDSIGARSPDKPKMGCSSFIATGSWTKDGGIVLGHNTMSGYVEADCNIILDIVPAKGHRILMQGVPGWIHSGTDFFITDAGLVGSETTIGGFSGFEPSGVPEFARMRLATQYASSIDEWCAIMTKGNNGGYANGWLIGDVKTNEIARLELGLKNVGFERTKDGFYVGSNLVENRQILRLETDIRETDIRVSDVARRVRWKQLMRENRGKIDVALGKAFESDHYDTYLQQERLGSRSLCAHWEYDTTDPTSAPFDPSGTVDAKVVDTRMAREMKFAARWGSACGTPFDARQFLALHPQFDWMDGLLRSRGEHPWTVFTAGEK
- a CDS encoding HAD family hydrolase, with the protein product MNTTELAGLLERVRGGRVGILGDFCLDAYLLIDPAASEASVETGLATRPVRTQRYSLGGAGNVAANLLAMGVRHLAVFGVAGNDPFGVEMRSLLVGLGADTSGLLVQREGWDTHVYMKPYERQKEQHRLDFGNFNVLHPSTRHQLLHAVEEALPALDILIVNQQVLSGIHTPDVRDALRAMIAGHAGVRVIVDARHYPDAYGSAMRKINLAEATRVLRGGTADPGGEDDGTIAGIAEELYTRWQQPLFLTRGERGVCVCDDQGFRSIPGLLILGPVDTVGAGDSMLAGIAAGLAAGADPFRAAELGTLVAGVTVQKLLQTGTATPEEILALGADPDFRYYPDRARRPRTPAAADGMDVEIISGLPVGRAFTHVIFDHDGTISTLRQGWESIMEPMMIGAIIGGQADAADSALQDEIRDAVRGYIDQTTGIQTLVQMKGLVALVRRFKCVPEASILDEYGYKQLYNRQLLALVEGRVEKLKRGELHLSDLTVKKAVDLLRALAGKGIHLYLASGTDQTDVDREADMLGYRALFGGRIYGAVGDVTKEAKRMVLERIMNSIGEDAQAHILMFGDGPVEMRETHKRGGYAVGVASDEVRRYGWNEAKRRRLIEAGADIIIPDFSQLERVFPLLFP